A stretch of the Myripristis murdjan chromosome 24, fMyrMur1.1, whole genome shotgun sequence genome encodes the following:
- the LOC115356209 gene encoding formin-like — translation MGMGNHQGTKTKPNLQSYLDRQDISRRSPKAQIPRKRRKRMEGLGCTSTLQHTLKQMPGGQRAAPWGRELKKLLILSTPTFEETQEWDIEEQKLAICTPTARRKRAVGTEIEEKGTSVLEEMERSLQDQTLVWGEKLPDPSSTLSLRYSGQTRLCSPGEVLSLNEQLTPDDSDTDLSEYDNDMCTTCISTDSQQRGQNSTSHSPDRVIAQALCTAWVANQADEKQMAEVVEDKPSEQQSEELGKRDAVWRVMGKIEEVEGIIRRVSLSNTDWIRNTTERRDELQVTSGECADEEATSETTQHLQIMQHRCQPEFRGHPQMQTQDMGSNQRKPLPAEELRALGEALNQSLRQALRMEGLVNGNDWELVKAVSDDFADAYKMCGFSDGQNPSESPGRSLNLSSDPFDLTADFSVAPSDLSAPCLSTRAEITCTPSPSLSAILDVSPRTSGSFEDRSPFLSHMSSSCLSNPGPSHHSLPLTLTDEALQRQEEIWQQEVEESLLFCRSLSSPSRPRHVDFLRITAPEDDITGEAPTPIFPELLTEASSPVEGEERTPGRLQAIWPPVKEEKLGLKYTEAEHQAALLQLKRECKEELEKLQEDYDRELSRLRVENEENVARLEFTLAQLQSELSRGGPRQRGDVKDIAVSTGDDILHKSFRNVCIQTDRDTFIKAPEDGDGAVRTSPQQHKVDPKKLDLGFINLTLSGQREDALLTSSSSVPPPHPLSPVSQPLPAASQTLIPADTTALPPPPPLPPCVTSAINLMQVSHGPPPPPPPPPPPLPPPSTPGLAPPPPPPPMFGLEVDKAPRKPAVVPSQPMKPLYWNRIQIQENNNNTLWNSLEEPDIINTSEFEDLFAKTTMQTKRKPLSEAFEKKAKVRKIIKLLDGKRSQAVGILISSLHLEMKDIQQAVLNVDNSLVDMETIEALYENRGQPEELDRIKKHYETSEEDQVKLLDKPEQFLYELSQIPDFAGRAHCIIFQSAFIDGIASIQRKLQIVSSVCKVLLEQDSVREVMGLVLALGNHMNGGSRTRGQADGFGLEILPKLKDVKSRDNRISLVDYVVSYYLHNVDENAGTDKSMFPLPEPQDVFLAAQAKFADLSKDLRQLGRDLTVCEKGVQRVCSDSPEEHLQPFKDKMEAFVLNAWKEHAETSYQLMTVQKSFQELVLYFGLKPKTGEKEVATGYFFMLWFEFCTDFKTRWKKENKNISKERLKEAQLSVKRITGQKKVETRKINPNSLKERLRQKEANMTATSETQEV, via the exons ATGGGCATGGGCAACCACCAGGGCACTAAGACTAAGCCGAACCTGCAGAGTTATCTGGATAGGCAGGACATTTCACGGAGATCCCCCAAAGCTCAGATCCCTAGGAAGAGAAGGAAACGAATGGAGGGTCTAGGCTGCACCAGCACCCTTCAGCACACTCTCAAGCAAATGCCAGGGGGTCAGCGGGCAGCACCTTGGGGAAGGGAACTGAAGAAGCTTTTGATATTGAGCACTCCTACTTTTGAGGAAACCCAAGAGTGGGACATAGAGGAACAGAAGTTGGCCATCTGCACTCCCACTGCCAGGAGAAAAAGAGCCGTAGGAACAGAGATAGAGGAGAAAGGTACTTCAGTGttggaagagatggagaggagtcTACAAGACCAAACCCTAGTATGGGGAGAGAAGCTGCCAGACCCCTCTTCTACACTTTCTTTGAGATATTCTGGCCAGACACGCCTTTGTTCCCCTGGAGAAGTTTTGTCTCTAAATGAACAACTTACTCCTGATGATTCTGATACAGACCTCTCAGAGTATGACAATGACATGTGCACAACATGCATCTCTACGGATAGCCAACAAAGGGGCCAAAATAGCACCAGTCATTCTCCAGACAGGGTGATCGCCCAGGCCCTTTGCACTGCCTGGGTGGCCAACCAAGCAGATGAGAAGCAGATGGCAGAGGTTGTGGAAGATAAGCCTTCCGAGCAGCAGTCTGAGGAGCTGGGGAAAAGGGACGCAGTCTGGCGAGTAATGGGGAAGattgaggaggtggaggggatcATACGTCGGGTGAGTCTCAGCAACACAGACTGGATCAGAAACacgacagagaggagagatgagctCCAAGTTACCTCAGGTGAATGTGCGGATGAGGAGGCCACATCAGAGACTACACAGCATCTCCAGATCATGCAACATAGATGCCAGCCTGAATTCCGTGGTCATCCACAAATGCAGACCCAGGACATGGGCTCCAACCAAAGGAAGCCTCTCCCTGCTGAAGAGCTTCGTGCCCTGGGTGAGGCTCTGAACCAGAGTCTGCGCCAAGCCCTGAGAATGGAGGGCTTAGTGAATGGCAATGACTGGGAATTAGTGAAAGCAGTGAGTGACGACTTTGCAGATGCTTACAAGATGTGCGGCTTTAGCGATGGACAGAACCCCTCAGAATCACCAGGGAGGTCTCTGAATCTATCATCTGATCCTTTTGATTTGACGGCTGACTTCTCAGTGGCGCCAAGCGATCTGTCAGCACCCTGTCTTTCCACTCGTGCGGAAATTACCTGTACcccttcaccctctctctctgcaattCTGGATGTGTCTCCAAGAACATCTGGCAGTTTTGAGGACAGATCTCCTTTCCTGTCCCATATGtcttcctcctgtctgtccaATCCTGGGCCCAGCCATCACTCTCTGCCTCTGACCCTGACTG ATGAGGCTCtccagagacaggaggagatctggcagcaggaggtggaggagtccCTCCTCTTCTGCAGGTCTCTTTCCAGTCCATCCAGACCGAGACACGTCGACTTCTTGCGCATCACAGCCCCCGAAGATGACATCACCGGTGAGGCACCCACGCCCATCTTCCCTGAGCTTCTG ACAGAGGCATCCTCTCCTGTAGAGGGAGAGGAGCGAACCCCTGGCCGTCTACAAGCCATCTGGCCACCAGTGAAGGAGGAAAAGCTTGGACTGAAGTATACAGAAGCAG AGCACCAGGCTGCTCTTCTGCAGCTGAAGAGAGAATGCAAGGAAGAATTGGAAAAGTTACAG GAGGACTATGACCGGGAGCTGTCTAGACTGAGGGTGGAAAATGAGGAGAATGTTGCCCGGCTTGAGTTCACCTTGGCCCAGCTACAGAGCGAGCTCTCCCGTGGTGGGCCTCGTCAACGTGGGGACGTCAAAGACATTGCAGTGTCTACGGGAGatgacattttacataaatCCTTCCGCAATGTCTGCATCCAGACAGACCGGGACACCTTCATCAAGGCTCCTGAGGATGGGGATGGAGCTGTGCGAACCAGCCCTCAGCAACACAAGGTGGATCCTAAAAAGCTCGACCTGGGCTTCATCAACCTGACCCTCTCTGGACAGAGGGAAGATGCACTTCTCACTTCTTCATCATCTGTACCTCCACCTCATCCTCTGTCACCTGTGTCACAACCACTACCAGCTGCTTCCCAGACCCTGATACCAGCTGACACCACCgcgctgcctcctcctccaccacttcCACCATGCGTTACATCAGCCATAAACCTAATGCAGGTGTCACATggccctccaccacctcctccaccaccaccaccaccactgcccCCTCCATCTACACCAGGCTTAGCtcccccaccacctcctcctccaatgTTCGGTCTCGAGGTGGATAAAGCTCCCAGGAAACCAGCTGTAGTGCCTTCCCAACCCATGAAGCCCCTCTACTGGAATAGGATCCAGATTCAGGAAAATAA TAACAACACACTGTGGAACTCTTTAGAGGAACCAGATATAATCAACACCAGCGAGTTTGAAGATCTTTTTGCCAAGACCACCATGCAGACTAAAAGGAAACCGCTGTCAGAAGCCTTTGAGAAGAAAGCCAAAGTCAGGAAG ATTATTAAGTTGCTGGATGGTAAGCGCTCCCAGGCTGTGGGCATCCTCATCTCCAGCCTCCACCTGGAGATGAAAGACATACAACAAG CTGTGCTGAATGTAGACAACTCCTTGGTGGACATGGAGACCATTGAAGCGCTGTATGAAAAT AGAGGTCAGCCAGAGGAGCTGGACAGGATCAAGAAACACTACGAGACGTCAGAGGAAGACCAAGTCAAACTGCTGGACAAACCTGAACA GTTCCTGTATGAGCTTTCTCAGATCCCAGACTTTGCAGGCAGAGCGCACTGCATCATCTTCCAGTCAGCTTTCATCGACGGCATAGCCTCCATCCAACGCAAGCTCCAAATAGTCTCTTCTGTCTGCAAG GTTCTGCTGGAGCAGGACAGTGTGAGGGAGGTGATGGGACTGGTGCTGGCCTTGGGGAACCACATGAACGGAGGCAGCAGGACCAGGGGCCAGGCTGATGGCTTTGGCCTGGAGATCCTCCCCAAACTGAAGGATGTCAAGAGCAGG gaCAATCGCATCAGCCTGGTGGACTACGTGGTGTCATATTACTTGCACAATGTGGACGAg AATGCTGGCACAGACAAGAGCATGTTCCCACTTCCTGAACCTCAAGATGTCTTCCTGGCAGCGCAGGCCAAGTTTGCGGACCTCAGCAAAGACCTGAGACAGCTCGGACGAGATCTGACAG TGTGTGAGAAAGGCGTACAGAGAGTTTGCTCTGACTCACCTGAGGAACACCTCCAGCCTTTTAAGGACAAGATGGAAGCTTTCGTTTTGAATG cttGGAAAGAACACGCCGAAACTTCCTATCAGCTGATGACTGTGCAAAAAAG TTTTCAGGAGCTGGTGCTGTACTTCGGTCTGAAGCCCAAGACAGGAGAGAAGGAGGTGGCCACCGGTTACTTCTTCATGCTCTGGTTTGAGTTTTGCACTGACTTCAAAACCAGATGGAAAAAGGAGAACAAGAACATCTCCAAAGAGAG GTTGAAAGAGGCCCAGCTGTCAGTGAAGAGGATCACAGGACAAAAGAAAGTGGAGACAAGAAAGATCAACCCCAACAGCCTG aaagagagactgcGGCAGAAAGAAGCCAACATGACTGCCACCTCAGAGACGCAGGaggtgtga
- the LOC115356210 gene encoding uncharacterized protein LOC115356210 — protein MDLSRVDSNHNAEVIGKAFTELPSNSILDKFTTIFTHRSDSQQLEQQTAILKFFRSLSGEENEDIMQGDVEFSGNLKKNRDLSFGDVFKHDNSSSKEKVPVEREQKNKVQVTVNTTGSDADSTEEVRNYINQLEKDVQARQSQQSIATNIESGCSEECNMVKQTFDTNQLDESESPERLSQCMHTVNQTDKVGDSVDECVLNELMQPRRQHIPNIDCAVSVKQNEAEELIMEVATADKNIQSTDFHNKNMLTYNNGEEHFISGPLDIVTPANMSTEGVVSDSQISSTVSIKEPATSGYSNKRNAVITLTRIGPAVKEQFESGETVAPILGHDREQTDGPSSFIQEDEEEMESVKEDDEDEEKGDISLDSTSDFGNPCSPQESVLNSAVFSIPPVSDPPPGSTSTRSTFSPGSPTDTSIQLPALFSGLRVLRKGVAGPEHDTITQIKPSSQGARRAILPELEKKQGDSKIQGSFLNQISQFLNQKKKGEERGEMTIEEKLESSDKSDRADGEAEGEMGETTEDNDSTEYQEGEKEELHPETEEPADASELAQPIKPPVSSAEAAFDAFKAFFTPKPLKKDPVEKVDLDAMRKKIRGDKDVLRALF, from the coding sequence ATGGATTTAAGCAGAGTTGACAGTAACCACAATGCTGAGGTTATAGGAAAAGCTTTCACCGAACTTCCCTCTAACTCAATCCTGGATAAGTTCACCACCATCTTCACTCACAGATCTGACTCCCAGCAACTGGAACAGCAGACAGCCATCCTGAAGTTCTTCAGGTCTCTCTCAGGAGAGGAGAATGAGGACATAATGCAGGGAGATGTTGAGTTCAGTGGTAATCTAAAGAAAAACAGGGATTTGAGTTTTGGGGATGTTTTCAAGCATGATAATTCCTCATCTAAAGAAAAAGTGCCTGTtgaaagagagcaaaaaaataAGGTTCAGGTAACAGTGaacacaacaggaagtgatgcagaCTCAACAGAGGAGGTCAGGAATTACATTAACCAATTAGAGAAGGATGTTCAAGCAAGACAGAGTCAACAAAGCATAGCCACAAACATTGAAAGTGGCTGCTCAGAGGAATGTAATATGGTGAAACAGACCTTTGACACAAACCAGCTGGACGAGAGCGAGTCCCCAGAAAGACTCAGTCAGTGTATGCATACCGTCAATCAAACTGATAAAGTAGGTGACTCAGTGGATGAGTGTGTCTTGAATGAATTAATGCAACCAAGACGTCAGCACATTCCAAATATAGATTGTGCAGTCAGTGTCAAGCAAAATGAGGCTGAGGAACTCATCATGGAAGTGGCAACAGCAGacaaaaacattcaaagcaCAGACTTCCACAATAAGAACATGCTCACTTATAACAATGGAGAAGAGCATTTCATCTCAGGGCCTTTAGATATTGTCACACCAGCAAATATGTCCACTGAGGGTGTGGTTTCTGATTCTCAAATCTCGTCTACCGTGAGTATTAAGGAACCTGCTACCAGTGGATATTCCAATAAAAGAAATGCAGTGATAACTCTGACTAGGATAGGACCTGCTGTTAAAGAACAGTTTGAATCAGGAGAAACAGTGGCACCAATTTTGGGACATGACCGGGAGCAAACCGATGGGCCTTCCAGTTTTAtacaggaggatgaagaggaaatGGAAAGTGTCAAGGAGgacgatgaagatgaggagaaagGAGATATATCCCTAGACTCCACCAGCGATTTCGGCAACCCTTGCAGCCCACAGGAAAGTGTACTAAACTCTGCTGTATTCTCAATTCCCCCAGTCAGTGACCCTCCACCTGGATCCACTTCAACCAGGTCCACCTTCTCCCCAGGATCCCCAACAGATACGTCCATCCAGCTCCCTGCTCTCTTCAGTGGCCTCAGGGTCCTTAGGAAGGGAGTGGCAGGGCCTGAGCATGACACCATAACCCAGATCAAACCCTCATCCCAGGGAGCGAGGAGGGCAATCCTCCCTGAGCTTGAGAAGAAGCAGGGGGACTCAAAGATTCAGGGAAGTTTCCTGAATCAGATTTCCCAGTTCCTAAACCAGAAAAAGaagggggaggaaagaggagagatgacAATCGAAGAGAAGTTAGAGTCCAGTGACAAGTCAGACAGAGCTGATGGGGAAGCTGAAGGGGAGATGGGTGAGACAACAGAGGACAATGACAGCACAGAGTAtcaagagggagagaaggaagaacTGCACCCTGAAACAGAGGAGCCTGCAGATGCCTCAGAGTTAGCACAGCCTATAAAACCTCCTGTTTCTAGTGCCGAGGCAGCATTTGATGCATTCAAGGCCTTCTTCACTCCCAAGCCTTTAAAGAAGGACCCAGTGGAGAAGGTGGACCTGGACGCCATGAGGAAGAAGATTAGAGGTGATAAAGATGTGCTGAGAGCCCTTTTTTGA